The DNA region TGTCCAATGAGTTCATTGGAGAATCACCGTTCATATGCCCTACATCAACGCTGTCCATCCGGCAGCATTCTGGGTCTCTACAACTATTCAACATTGCTTCTGCGTGTGATCTGTCGCGCCTCCAttcgcttctctgttctcaCTTGTGAAACTTCTATTCCTGTCGAAGCAAGCCCATTAAAGAGCAGTGACCCTTGTTGCACACCCAAACGATCTCGTGAGAATTAACGAGTAGAGGCAGCGTGGGTGGCGAGACGTGTTCCATCCGCAGCATGACTTTGTAGGCTTGCCCACATCAATCGAATGCTAGCATTTCAGTCCCCACTAGAGTCGGAAGCACGAGACAAATTCCCTTTTTGTATGCCTCCGGTTGCTCAAAACCTGAAATGTTTCGGCATTATGCCTAGGTCAGGAGAAATTGGACTTAACACGGTCATGTTTGAGCTACACCATCCATGCGTGTTCTGTTACACTTTTCCCTGTGTTCCACTGACAGTCTTGTGGTGTGTTAAAAAAGAAAACAATAATCCTGCCAGACACCAAGCAACTGCTATCTTTGTACGTTTCGTTCTTGAGTCCAATGCCTCGCAAGTAGTCGAAAGCTATCAACGCATGGCGTCTCAGCTCTCTCTGGCTGCCTTCCTACTGTCCCTGAAGATACTTCCGGTATGACTTGCGCAGCAGGTCAGTGAGTGCACTTTTTCTGTTTGGTTTTCTCTCAAGCAACACGAGAAAGTGATTGATCACATCTTTCATCCGAGGTGAGCGGAGGAAGGTCTATCGTTGCAGCAGAATCGCCTCCCAAGTGCTGCCATCTAGTAAACGGTACTCTGCTTCTGCTCGGTATTTAGTTGGTCCCATGTCGCTGAGGTCAACTGCGTATGGCCACTgagcggaagacgagcaaCATTGAAATACTCTGCACCGAACTCTGGTGACAAGTATCTGGCTCGAGACTGACCTTGGATTCAGTGTCCGATGTTGTAACGATTACGAGGTCAATGCTCACTGGTTATTATTAGGCTCAGAGATGCAAGTATTCGGATAGATAAACCCGCATTTCCCACTCTTGTATAACTGTACAGGAAAACCGGAAACAAGAGACCATCCCACGTTAAGGGCGAGCTGAAAGACCGCAGGGCTTGACAGGAGCACACGCCAAAAACAAGAtaacagaaaaaaaagatgATTACCGAACAAGACAAACACGCCTTCCGGCAAACTTTGTCGCCCACTGGAAAAAACCAGACCCGCGGAAGCGCTGACAATCAGCATTGACACAGGCCTGTCAGAACAACACCAAACAAGCTGAGGGTGAGCTCTGTGTCGAAGCTTTCCCACCAGAAAAGTCTCCCCATGATATACCCAGCGGTGTCCACCGCCTCGCAACTCCCTCTCGGGTCAAGTAACGACTGTAAATTAACACAAGAAACTGCAAAACAGATCATACGAAGCATGCAACGAAGTTGGTGGCGTCTGTTGCCGCCGGCGGTTTAGTCTCAGCTGAAGGTGGACAGAAAATAGTGCAACTTTTTGCGCATGCCGCATTCTTGTTCTTACAAATAGCGCTGCGCTACTTGTGCGGCGTATGTCACAGGTTGTTGCAGTAGAGGACGGAGATCGCCCCCCTTCTAGCAATGAGTATCCAACCCTCGAGAGCCGATCATCCAGAAGGTTTTGGTAGGCGGCAACGCAAAGAGCGGGGAAGTCGCGAACTAGGCACAAACGAGGCTCGGGTGCAGAAGTCGGTTCTGAAGTCTCCCTTTCACCTACGATGGCAGGGCGTGTAGTTCTGCTCCCGCAGCAACCCTTCCCGTGGTTACCAATGTGGTGTGCGTGCTGGGAGGAATCGGAGGTCATGGTCCGATGACCGAATGTTCACGGGCGTGCAGGGGAAATCCCGGAAGAACTCCGACGAGCTGCCGCCGCTACTCGGAGATGCTGCCTCCCGCTCGGAGGTCGGCGTTTCAACATCAAGGGTCGCGGATAAGAACTTTGGCAAGAGGTCGATAGGCATCATGTCCGCTTGCGGCTGGACCTGCGGAATCGGACCTCTTGCACTGTTCAATAGGTCTTGTGGGAAAGAAGGTGGCGCCACTCCAAACGGAGCTACGTCTTTCGAAGGATAGTCGGGAACCATGCGAGGAACACCGGGGGGGAGCGTGGCGAGCGTTGTGAACAACGCCGCATCGACGCCAGTGTCAAGTCTGTGGCTGTCGGCCACGTTTTCTTCGCAAGCGGGAAGGGTGCGATCCTGTAGTGGACAAGCGGAACGAGGAATGATTCGACCTTGTATTTGATCAACTGGTCATGACACAAAACCGGCGCTGTGCGGGGAGGTGCAAAGGGGTTAGTGGAGTGAATTCAGGGAAACCATATGACAAGGCGCAGCTGGAAGCGGCTCTCGTGGTGCACAAACAGCGTCTTTTATTTGCATAGAATGACGCCTCACAGAATCCCAAAGCAGGATGAGCCtgcggtgcatgcgcagcctGACCGACGGTAAGATGCATCGGAAAACTGAAGTTGCCTGGTTGGCCTGTGTCTCAGTTAGATCGCTTGCAACAGTGAGCAAACGCTCGGCAAAGTGTGACGCTGTTCTTGAAAAGGGATTGACGCATGGAGCTCCGCTGGCGACCCAGCGCCGTCGGCGAGGATGTGAGTCTGCTCTGTTGCCGGAAGCGTGCGTCCCTGCCAGCGTACCATTTCGGGCTGAAGACTCTTCAGGCGGACGACGGCTCCACGTGGCACCCAGAACCGAAAGCAAAACTCGACTTCCTCATTCTCGGCGTGGCGTGCAGGCGGCAGACTGGCACCAAACTGCCTGGGCTCAGGGATCGAGGAACCTGCGAAAGCGGCGAGTtcaaaacacacacacagacaacACAGCCACTTTCCACGGGGCGCTCAGCTAAAACCTGAATGGCCGGGACCGTCTGGCATAAGGAATGGAGCACTGAGTGTCACGAGGATTTATGTCAATGGGGCTGAGTTGTCCACGCCAGGCCGCGCTCTCCGGATGATGACAACGGGTGTGGAACGAGAATGTGCCTTCTATCCGACAGAGTCAGCCGCTGTGAGATGGGGCGGTGCACAATTGGAAGGCCGGTGACGGCTTGCCATTCCGAATGAAGTCCGGCTAGACTGAAGAAACGTGTCTTCGAGACAAGTACATTCGACGCGAAGTGATCGGCTTCTGTCACTTGCGATTGTGATTACGGCATCGCATGATGGAGATCAGAGAACGTTTCCACAAAAGTACCAAAACATCTTGGTTCACCTGTACAAAGTTCATTTGGTTTTCGGAAATGCGAAACCCCCTTACCGCCTTACCGGTTCCATCGTTGACAGGCGTTATAGCACTGATAGGCAACAATGCGGGTTTGTCCATGCTGACTACCCGCCGGCGTATTTCGTTCGATTGCTCCGCCCCCCCCTGCTGGAAGGATACACAAACATCAGCAGCGCGTGGTGATGCATGCCGACGAAACGAAATCTTACGACGGCGTACTGAGGAGGCGTTGCGAGGGCCCGTGTGAGTGTCACCatcgagacacacacgtggGAATAAACGTACCGTGCTGCGACACGTGGTGCTAGATCTACAGTTCCCGAGCATCCACTGGTAACACAGCGAACTCTTGTAAAGGTCGGAGGTCTCTCGGAGTTCCTCTTGACGGTGCGCGAACCGGCAAGCATCGCCCTTTTCACatcgtcctctctgcagtgACAAGCATCAACTGAATACCTGGCAATTTTCTCTGCGCCAGCCATGTGTTTTTCCTCAGTTGTCTCTGCCATAGGAGCGTCAACGACCTGAGACTGGCAAAACGTATCCTACAAAAAGAGTCCAGAGCACTTGTCTGCGGAAAGCAATTGGGGCAACCTGAAAGCAGCGCCTCGGCCAAAGATGTGCGGGC from Neospora caninum Liverpool complete genome, chromosome VIIb includes:
- a CDS encoding putative zinc finger (CCCH type) protein codes for the protein MEGPKEVPVSGVFAEGAHFQDGRADPAALELDSSALTRLNLFVKFYKTKICPFYKKKRCEWGHDCKFAHGRKELRSGPDLSKTRMCPSLQRQGGAEQSNEIRRRVVSMDKPALLPISAITPVNDGTGSSIPEPRQFGASLPPARHAENEEVEFCFRFWVPRGAVVRLKSLQPEMDRTLPACEENVADSHRLDTGVDAALFTTLATLPPGVPRMVPDYPSKDVAPFGVAPPSFPQDLLNSARGPIPQVQPQADMMPIDLLPKFLSATLDVETPTSEREAASPSSGGSSSEFFRDFPCTPSLLDPRGSCEAVDTAGYIMGRLFWWESFDTELTLSLFGVVLTGLCQC